The following are encoded in a window of Eschrichtius robustus isolate mEscRob2 chromosome 1, mEscRob2.pri, whole genome shotgun sequence genomic DNA:
- the SERPINA3 gene encoding LOW QUALITY PROTEIN: alpha-1-antichymotrypsin (The sequence of the model RefSeq protein was modified relative to this genomic sequence to represent the inferred CDS: deleted 1 base in 1 codon), with amino-acid sequence MRTEGMSPLLALGLLVAGLCSSVHCLPGGGLDPEDVTAEDQHKGASVDDHTFVFSNPDFAFSLYKQLALKTPNENVIFSPLSISMALAFLSLGACTPTLMEILEGLKFNLTKTPETEIHQGFRHLLQMLGRPSNQLQLSVGNAMFVQEQLKLLHKFREDAQALCASEAFSTDFRGSDTAKKLTNDYVRNKTQGKIVEFFKDLDKLTNIVLVNYIFFKAQWKKPFDPSRTYKSEFHENRMVEAPMMTTGSLETPYFRGELQACTVVELECTCNDSAPLILPDEGEMQDLEAELLPETLRRWRDSLQPRWIDELKLPRFSISSDYELRNILSQLGIKKVFNHESDLSGIIEANKLGVSEVSL; translated from the exons ATGAGGACAGAGGGCATGTCCCCCCTCCTGGCTCTGGGGCTCCTGGTGGCTGGGCTCTGCTCCAGTGTCCACTGCCTCCCAGGGGGAGGGCTTGACCCGGAGGATGTGACTGCAGAGGACCAACACAAAGGGGCGTCTGTGGACGACCACACATTCGTCTTCAGCAACCCCGACTTTGCTTTCAGCCTCTACAAGCAGCTGGCTTTGAAGACCCCCAATGAGAATGTCATCTTCTCC CCCCTGAGCATCTCCATGGCCTTGGCCTTCCTGTCCTTGGGGGCCTGCACACCCACCCTGATGGAGATCCTGGAAGGCCTCAAGTTCAACCTCACAAAGACCCCCGAGACAGAAATCCACCAGGGCTTCCGGCACCTCCTGCAGATGCTCGGCCGACCCAGCAACCAGCTGCAGCTGAGCGTGGGCAATGCCATGTTCGTCCAGGAGCAGCTGAAGCTTCTGCACAAGTTCAGGGAAGATGCCCAGGCGCTGTGTGCCTCCGAGGCCTTCTCCACCGACTTCCGGGGTTCCGACACTGCCAAGAAGCTCACCAATGACTATGTGAGGAATAAAACCCAGGGGAAAATTGTGGAGTTCTTCAAGGACCTTGACAAGCTCACAAATATAGTCCTGGTGAATTATATATTCTTTAAAG CCCAGTGGAAGAAGCCCTTTGATCCCAGCCGTACTTATAAGTCAGAGTTCCACGAGAACAGGATGGTGGAGGCGCCCATGATGACCACTGGGAGCCTGGAAACGCCTTATTTCCGGGGCGAGTTGCAGGCCTGCACCGTGGTGGAGCTCGAGTGCACCTGCAACGACAGTGCGCCCCTCATCCTCCCTGACGAGGGGGAAATGCAGGACCTGGAGGCCGAGTTGCTCCCAGAGACGCTGAGGAGGTGGAGAGACTCACTGCAGCCCAG ATGGATAGATGAACTCAAGTTGCCAAGGTTTTCCATCTCCAGCGACTATGAGCTGAGAAACATACTTTCCCAGCTGGGTATTAAGAAAGTCTTCAACCACGAGTCTGACCTGTCAGGGATCATAGAGGCCAACAAGCTGGGGGTTTCCGAGGTGAGTCTTTAA